Proteins from one Telopea speciosissima isolate NSW1024214 ecotype Mountain lineage chromosome 1, Tspe_v1, whole genome shotgun sequence genomic window:
- the LOC122660170 gene encoding presenilin-like protein At1g08700 isoform X1, producing METSILESIGVEIIGVMSPVSICMLLVVFLVYTLTPASPDPVPIRSAATLVYLENPSDSTAQKFEGALLNAAVFVILIAAVTFLLVVLYYYNFNNFLKNYMRFSAFFVLGSMGGSIFLSIIQHFSIPIDSITCSILLFNFTVVGVLSVFSGGIPIFLRQGYMVLLGIIVAAWFSKLPEWTTWVLLVALAVYDLVAVLAPGGPLKLLVELASSRDEELPALVYEARPTVSPNHGGRGSSTASALGLLVTGSLESGSVELQPVPRNNGNRLGVVDAADLRARQIDNRRVDEESTPLVSCSAEGRPTSSGGFESDYSTENVGSLQAQLYGNQDSEIVVDEEMSPLVNMRLGSEREQTDNWGGRSSGTEIPVIETRGIKLGLGDFVFYSVLVGRAAMYDLMTVYACYLAIISGLGCTLILLSVCQKALPALPISIMLGVTFYFLTRLLMEPFVVGLSTNLMMF from the coding sequence ATGGAAACTAGCATTCTCGAATCGATTGGTGTCGAAATCATAGGCGTAATGTCTCCCGTGTCGATCTGCATGCTCTTAGTCGTCTTCTTGGTGTACACCTTGACCCCGGCCTCTCCCGACCCGGTCCCAATTCGCTCTGCAGCAACCTTAGTATACCTGGAGAACCCCTCCGACTCTACCGCCCAGAAATTCGAAGGCGCATTGCTTAACGCTGCAGTCTTCGTCATCCTCATAGCGGCCGTCACTTTCCTCCTTGTCGTTCTCTATTATTACAATTTCAACAATTTCTTGAAGAATTACATGCGCTTCTCTGCTTTCTTTGTGTTGGGTTCTATGGGCGGATCGATCTTTCTGTCTATAATCCAGCATTTCTCGATACCTATTGATTCGATTACGTGCTCTATTCTGCTTTTCAACTTTACTGTGGTGGGTGTTCTATCGGTTTTCTCTGGTGGGATTCCGATATTCTTACGGCAAGGCTATATGGTTCTTCTTGGGATAATTGTTGCCGCTTGGTTTTCCAAGTTGCCTGAATGGACGACCTGGGTACTGCTTGTGGCCCTGGCTGTGTACGATTTGGTTGCCGTGTTGGCCCCTGGCGGGCCATTGAAGCTCTTGGTTGAGCTCGCTTCGAGCCGGGACGAAGAGCTTCCGGCTCTGGTGTACGAGGCTCGCCCTACCGTATCTCCAAACCATGGGGGTCGTGGATCGTCCACAGCTTCTGCCTTGGGCCTTCTAGTTACTGGGTCGTTGGAGTCAGGCTCCGTTGAGCTTCAGCCGGTGCCACGGAATAATGGAAATCGGCTTGGAGTTGTCGACGCTGCAGATCTTCGGGCTCGACAGATAGATAATAGGAGAGTAGATGAAGAGTCGACTCCTTTGGTTTCTTGCTCGGCCGAGGGAAGGCCGACGAGCAGTGGAGGTTTTGAGTCTGACTACTCCACGGAGAATGTTGGGTCACTACAAGCTCAACTCTATGGCAATCAAGATTCTGAGATTGTTGTTGACGAGGAAATGTCACCCCTTGTTAATATGCGTTTGGGGAGTGAGAGAGAACAGACCGATAATTGGGGCGGTAGAAGCAGTGGTACTGAGATTCCTGTGATAGAAACCCGAGGTATCAAACTGGGTCTTGGGGACTTTGTTTTCTACAGTGTTCTCGTGGGTAGAGCTGCAATGTATGATCTGATGACCGTGTATGCTTGTTATCTTGCGATTATATCTGGACTTGGATGCACATTGATTTTGTTGTCTGTGTGCCAAAAGGCTCTACCTGCGCTCCCGATATCCATCATGTTGGGTGTCACCTTTTACTTCTTGACTCGGTTATTAATGGAACCCTTTGTTGTTGGGTTGTCCACTAATTTGATGATGTTTTGA
- the LOC122660170 gene encoding presenilin-like protein At1g08700 isoform X2: METSILESIGVEIIGVMSPVSICMLLVVFLVYTLTPASPDPVPIRSAATLVYLENPSDSTAQKFEGALLNAAVFVILIAAVTFLLVVLYYYNFNNFLKNYMRFSAFFVLGSMGGSIFLSIIQHFSIPIDSITCSILLFNFTVVGVLSVFSGGIPIFLRQGYMVLLGIIVAAWFSKLPEWTTWVLLVALAVYDLVAVLAPGGPLKLLVELASSRDEELPALVYEARPTVSPNHGGRGSSTASALGLLVTGSLESGSVELQPVPRNNGNRLGVVDAADLRARQIDNRRVDEESTPLVSCSAEGRPTSSGGFESDYSTENVGSLQAQLYGNQDSEIVVDEEMSPLVNMRLGSEREQTDNWGGRSSGTEIPVIETREG; encoded by the coding sequence ATGGAAACTAGCATTCTCGAATCGATTGGTGTCGAAATCATAGGCGTAATGTCTCCCGTGTCGATCTGCATGCTCTTAGTCGTCTTCTTGGTGTACACCTTGACCCCGGCCTCTCCCGACCCGGTCCCAATTCGCTCTGCAGCAACCTTAGTATACCTGGAGAACCCCTCCGACTCTACCGCCCAGAAATTCGAAGGCGCATTGCTTAACGCTGCAGTCTTCGTCATCCTCATAGCGGCCGTCACTTTCCTCCTTGTCGTTCTCTATTATTACAATTTCAACAATTTCTTGAAGAATTACATGCGCTTCTCTGCTTTCTTTGTGTTGGGTTCTATGGGCGGATCGATCTTTCTGTCTATAATCCAGCATTTCTCGATACCTATTGATTCGATTACGTGCTCTATTCTGCTTTTCAACTTTACTGTGGTGGGTGTTCTATCGGTTTTCTCTGGTGGGATTCCGATATTCTTACGGCAAGGCTATATGGTTCTTCTTGGGATAATTGTTGCCGCTTGGTTTTCCAAGTTGCCTGAATGGACGACCTGGGTACTGCTTGTGGCCCTGGCTGTGTACGATTTGGTTGCCGTGTTGGCCCCTGGCGGGCCATTGAAGCTCTTGGTTGAGCTCGCTTCGAGCCGGGACGAAGAGCTTCCGGCTCTGGTGTACGAGGCTCGCCCTACCGTATCTCCAAACCATGGGGGTCGTGGATCGTCCACAGCTTCTGCCTTGGGCCTTCTAGTTACTGGGTCGTTGGAGTCAGGCTCCGTTGAGCTTCAGCCGGTGCCACGGAATAATGGAAATCGGCTTGGAGTTGTCGACGCTGCAGATCTTCGGGCTCGACAGATAGATAATAGGAGAGTAGATGAAGAGTCGACTCCTTTGGTTTCTTGCTCGGCCGAGGGAAGGCCGACGAGCAGTGGAGGTTTTGAGTCTGACTACTCCACGGAGAATGTTGGGTCACTACAAGCTCAACTCTATGGCAATCAAGATTCTGAGATTGTTGTTGACGAGGAAATGTCACCCCTTGTTAATATGCGTTTGGGGAGTGAGAGAGAACAGACCGATAATTGGGGCGGTAGAAGCAGTGGTACTGAGATTCCTGTGATAGAAACCCGAG